The following DNA comes from Peribacillus sp. FSL E2-0218.
TTTTGTTAAACAGATATCTTAATGTATTAGTGAAACAATGGGATGCCTAATTATGTAAAAGGTATCGAGAAAATCGATGAGATAAGAGCGAAAATGGAGGTAAATCATGGTGATTGATAGGCGACATCAGGAAGCGATTGAATTGGCAGCGCAATCCATTCGTCAAAACGTTAAGAAAGTTAGCGGGGATCATTGGAGACTCAATTATCATATAAGTACAGAGGCCTTTTGGATGAATGATCCTAATGGGTTCAGTACGTTTAAAAATGAATATCATTTATTTTATCAGCATCATCCCTATAGCGCTGAATGGGGACCTATGTTTTGGGGACATGTAAAAAGTAAGGACCTAGTTTTTTGGGAACATCTACCGATAGCGTTGGCTCCCAGTGAAGAATACGATCTGGATGGTTGCTTTTCAGGTAGTGCCATCGAAAAAGATGGTTTTCTCTATGTCTTGTATACGGGGAATGTTTGGACAGGTAATGATCAAGACACAGATTTACGGCAAACTCAGTGTCTTGCTGTAAGTGAAGATGGCATCCATTTTAATAAAATCAATCAAAATCCCGTCATGTTATCAGCGCCAAAAGGAGAGATCCACCCTCATCATTTTAGGGATCCAAAGGTGTGGAAGCATGGTGATGATTATTATTGTGTGGTCGGATCACGCACAAAGGACCATCAAGGGCAAGCGTTGTTATATCACTCAAAGGATTTAATGGATTGGGAATTTATGAACGTTATGGCAAAGAGTGATGGGAAGTTAGGTTATATGTGGGAATGCCCGGATTTTTTTCATTTAGACGGGCATGACATATTGATGATATCTCCACAAGGGATGGAGCCAGTGGATGATCTTTATCAGAACCTCCATCAAGCGGGATATATTCAAGGCAAGTTAGATTATGAAACTGGCTTGCTCCATTATCGTAACTTTCAACTATTGGATTATGGTTTTGATTTTTATGCTCCACAAACCATTCAAGACCTTAAAGGAAGGCGTATTATGATCGCTTGGTTGGCGATGTGGGAAAGTGAGATGCCTGAACAAAAAAACAATTGGGCAGGGGCTATGACCATTCCACGTGAGTTAACGGTTCAAGACAATAAAATCCTAGTAAATCCTATTTCAGAATTTGAAAAGCTTCGGGAAAATGCTGTTCAATATACCAATATCACGGTTGAGGGCGAACATACTTTCCATCAAATTTCAAGTGATAGTTATGAAATTGAGGTGATCATTGAGGCACAAGCATCTTTAACTTTTGGAATGAAGGTAAGAAGAAGCGAAGCATTAAATCAAGAGACTTTGCTTATGTACGATCGAACGGAAAGCTTGCTTGAGCTTAACAGAGACCGATCAGGAAGCGGTCCTAAAGGACGTAGGGTAGCTCCAGTTAAACTATATGATAATAAACTATGTTTACGTATTTTCATTGATAAATCTTCTATAGAGGTTTTTATCAATCATGGTGAAAAAGTAATGAGTGCCAGGATTTATCCAGACCAGGCAGCCAACGGTATAAGCTTTTTTTCTGATAAAAAGATTACGTTGATAAAATTCCAAAAATGGGATTTAAATAAATCCATATCCATTGGAAGTATTGAAGGCAACAGTAGTCGTTGAAGATGGTGATGTTCTCGTGCCTGTGAATACGGTTTGTTAAAAAAACATTGAATTATCAGAATCAAAGAGATAAAATGTAAAGCAAAGTTAATCCGAAACGTTTCGGAACGAGGGGGAGCTCAAGTGGAATATCGTGTAATCAAGGAAAATGATTTGTTTTTATTAACAGATGAAAGAGGCAATATCACAGAAAACCACCAGTATGGATTAGGACTTTATGCAAAAGATACGAGATTCTTAAATAAACTCAATATTAAAATTAATGGAGAAGATCCCATTTTATTGTCTTCAAAAGCAGATGAGAATTATATGGCGACCATCTTACTTACAAATCCTCATATGGAAAATGATGAAGAAGTAGTTTTATGGAGGGAATCGATAGAAATTCAGAGAAAGCGGTTCATTAACAATGGTGTTTTATATGAGGCAATTACGTTGAAAAATTACTCCCCGAAACGTATTACATTTTCGATCACGGTTGAAGTGGATGCTGATTTTACGGACATGTTCATTGTTCGCGGTTTCCAAACAGGAAAAGTCGGAAAACGAACTGGACAATTGGTTAAAGATAAGTCTTTGATTTTTACATATCAAGGTTCTGATAATCTTTCCCGAGAGACTTCTATCTCCTGGGACAGAGAACCTGCTAAAGTAACTGAGACAGGTGAAATTACATTCCATTTTACATTAGAGCATGCACAAGAAGAGGAGGTCGTGCTAACGATACGACCTCAAATCGCAGGAGAGGATGAAATCGAAATACTCCCCATGACGGAGGCACTTCACGAATTAAGAACATCCTACAAACAATGGGAATGCAGTACTACAAAAGTAAAAACTGACCACGAAACGCTTCAACGGTTAATTACCAGAGGATTAAGTGATATCCGTGTTTTACTTTCCGATGTGGGATATGGTCCATTTCCTGTAGCTGGCTTACCGTGGTATGGTGTTCTGTTTGGGCGCGATAGCTTAATTACAGCCTTGCAGATGCTTCCTTTCAATCCTGAGGTAGCCAAAGGAACATTAAGGACTTTGGCTGTCCATCAAGGAAAAGAAAACAATCCATGGCGTGATGAGCAACCAGGGAAAATCATGCATGAAATTCGTTATGGGGAGTTAGCCAATACAAACCAAATTCCATTTACTCCTTATTACGGTACAGTTGATGCAACCCCTTTATTTATCATCTTACTAACGGAATATGTAAAATGGACAGGTGATTTTGCGTTACTTAATGACTTACAACCTAACCTTGATGCAGCCTTTGCATGGATTAATGAATACGGTGATAGAGATGGAGATTCCTTTGTCGAATATCATCAAGAATCGAGTAAGGGAATTGCCAATCAAGGTTGGAAAGATTCCGCGGACGCTGTAGTCCATAGAAACGGGGAATTTGCAAAAAGTCCAATCGCCCTTGCAGAAGTTCAAGGTTATGTGTATCAAGCGAAAATGGGCATGGCATCATTGTATCAAGCAGTCCATAAACAAGCGGAAGCTACATTGCTAAAAGATGAAGCAGCTCTTCTGAAGGCAAAATTTAATGAACAGTTCTGGATGGAAGATAAATCTTTTTACGCCATTGCCTTGGACCAAAACAAAGAAAAGGTAGGTACCATCACAACCAACCCAGGTCATGTTCTATTATCGGAGATGCTGGATGAAGATAAAGCAGATAAGGTAGCGACCATGCTGTTATCTGATAAAATGCATTCTGGCTATGGCATACGCACCATGGGGGAAGATGAGGCTGCTTATAATCCCATTAGTTATCATGATGGAAGCATTTGGCCTCATGACAACAGTCTCATTATCCTTGGATTAAGTAAAACAGGGAAACAGGAAGAAGCAAATAAAGTCATGGAAGGATTAATGCAAGCGGCCCAACATTTTGAATATGATCGACTGCCTGAGTTATTTTGCGGATATTCATCTAAACTTGGTAAGCCTGTTAAATATCCAGTTGCCTGTTCGCCACATGCTTGGGCAGCTGCCACACCATTAACATTCATCCAGTCGTTGCTTCAATTGTTTCCAAACAGCCCTTCTAAAGAGATACACTTAAACCCGTGCCTGCTGGATAATATGAATGAACTCAACGTGCAAGGAATTAACATTGGTACAGGAATTCTTTCTATGACTGTAAAAAGGGAAGATGGACAAATCCTTGTCTCCATCGATGAAAATACTACAGGTTACAAAGTGGTTTCTTCTTCATTACAACGAATCGACCTTTAATAATAACAGCCTAAGACCGCATACAAACAGAGTTTCCACTGTTTGTATGCGGTTTTTGGTTACATAATTACAGAAGGATAAGAGATGTGAAGCTGCTTTGTCCAGAGGGATAGGTGTTTGTTTAAATTGCTTGTTATGTTTGAATGAACGTTTAATTTGACACTTGAGACATTAAAAGGATGGAATTTCATTGGGGCCGTGTTTGTTTGTGTACGGAAGATGTAGGATGATTCTATTAGAATAATGGTAAAATGGAGAAGTGTTGAAGACTTGATAGTAAAAAAGTTGCTTACAATTAACCAGGAACTAATTAAGAAAGGACGTACAAAACTATGGATTTCAATATAGTTATGCAGGAGCTAGAAGCACTCAGTAAGGAACGTACGAAAAAAATGTACATATCCAATGGTGCTCACGAGCCGCTTTTTGGCGTGGCCACTGGTGCGATGAAGCCACTTGCAAAGAAAATAAAAATAAATCAACGTTTAGCTGATGAGCTTTATGCCACAGGTAACTACGATGCGATGTACTTTGCAGGCATTATTGCAGATCCAAAAGCCATGAATGAATCAGATTTTAATCGTTGGATGGATGGAGCGTATTTTTATATGCTTTCCGACAATGTGGTGGCCGTCACCTTATCGGAATCAGATCTTGCACAAGATATTGCAGACAAATGGATCTCAAGCGGCGATGAGCTGAGAATGTCAGCGGGCTGGAGTTGCTATTGCTGGCTTTTAGGCAATCGTCAAGACGATGAATTTTCCGAGATAAAGATTTCCAATATGCTTGATATCGTGAAAGATTTTATTCATGATTCGCCTGAACGAACGAAATCCGCTATGAATAATTTCCTATACAATGTGGGCATTTCCTATTTGCCCCTTCATGAAAAGGCAGTCGAAACCGCAAAGACGGTTGGGACAGTAGAAGTTAAACGAGATAAGAAGAAAAACAGTTACCTACATGCTTCTGACAGTATTGAAAAAGAAATTCAAAGAGGCAGGCTTGGTTTCAAACGCAAATATGTAAGATGTTAAAATAGCTCGGCAGCCAGGTATTGAAGCACTTTTAATCGAAGGTGTCATCAGAGGCGGCCAGGTGAAGACAGAAACACACTTCCCAAAATAAATGCCTGTCCCATTTCGTGAAAAGGGACAGGCATTTATTTTTCTGC
Coding sequences within:
- a CDS encoding glycoside hydrolase family 32 protein; amino-acid sequence: MVIDRRHQEAIELAAQSIRQNVKKVSGDHWRLNYHISTEAFWMNDPNGFSTFKNEYHLFYQHHPYSAEWGPMFWGHVKSKDLVFWEHLPIALAPSEEYDLDGCFSGSAIEKDGFLYVLYTGNVWTGNDQDTDLRQTQCLAVSEDGIHFNKINQNPVMLSAPKGEIHPHHFRDPKVWKHGDDYYCVVGSRTKDHQGQALLYHSKDLMDWEFMNVMAKSDGKLGYMWECPDFFHLDGHDILMISPQGMEPVDDLYQNLHQAGYIQGKLDYETGLLHYRNFQLLDYGFDFYAPQTIQDLKGRRIMIAWLAMWESEMPEQKNNWAGAMTIPRELTVQDNKILVNPISEFEKLRENAVQYTNITVEGEHTFHQISSDSYEIEVIIEAQASLTFGMKVRRSEALNQETLLMYDRTESLLELNRDRSGSGPKGRRVAPVKLYDNKLCLRIFIDKSSIEVFINHGEKVMSARIYPDQAANGISFFSDKKITLIKFQKWDLNKSISIGSIEGNSSR
- a CDS encoding DNA alkylation repair protein — encoded protein: MDFNIVMQELEALSKERTKKMYISNGAHEPLFGVATGAMKPLAKKIKINQRLADELYATGNYDAMYFAGIIADPKAMNESDFNRWMDGAYFYMLSDNVVAVTLSESDLAQDIADKWISSGDELRMSAGWSCYCWLLGNRQDDEFSEIKISNMLDIVKDFIHDSPERTKSAMNNFLYNVGISYLPLHEKAVETAKTVGTVEVKRDKKKNSYLHASDSIEKEIQRGRLGFKRKYVRC
- a CDS encoding amylo-alpha-1,6-glucosidase, with amino-acid sequence MEYRVIKENDLFLLTDERGNITENHQYGLGLYAKDTRFLNKLNIKINGEDPILLSSKADENYMATILLTNPHMENDEEVVLWRESIEIQRKRFINNGVLYEAITLKNYSPKRITFSITVEVDADFTDMFIVRGFQTGKVGKRTGQLVKDKSLIFTYQGSDNLSRETSISWDREPAKVTETGEITFHFTLEHAQEEEVVLTIRPQIAGEDEIEILPMTEALHELRTSYKQWECSTTKVKTDHETLQRLITRGLSDIRVLLSDVGYGPFPVAGLPWYGVLFGRDSLITALQMLPFNPEVAKGTLRTLAVHQGKENNPWRDEQPGKIMHEIRYGELANTNQIPFTPYYGTVDATPLFIILLTEYVKWTGDFALLNDLQPNLDAAFAWINEYGDRDGDSFVEYHQESSKGIANQGWKDSADAVVHRNGEFAKSPIALAEVQGYVYQAKMGMASLYQAVHKQAEATLLKDEAALLKAKFNEQFWMEDKSFYAIALDQNKEKVGTITTNPGHVLLSEMLDEDKADKVATMLLSDKMHSGYGIRTMGEDEAAYNPISYHDGSIWPHDNSLIILGLSKTGKQEEANKVMEGLMQAAQHFEYDRLPELFCGYSSKLGKPVKYPVACSPHAWAAATPLTFIQSLLQLFPNSPSKEIHLNPCLLDNMNELNVQGINIGTGILSMTVKREDGQILVSIDENTTGYKVVSSSLQRIDL